The Comamonas sp. GB3 AK4-5 genome includes a region encoding these proteins:
- a CDS encoding LysR substrate-binding domain-containing protein, with the protein MSMHFDLVDLRLMTHIAEANSMTRGAELSCISLPAASTRIKNLEDSIGTKLLYRTSQGVTLTPPGQAFVTHARMVLSQIEHLRGDMQEYVRGIKGHLRVYANTTSLSEFLPPVLREFLGRNPDVNVDLRERLSHDIVRAVTEGQTDIGIVAGLVRTENLETLPYRKDRLVLVVPKGHALDGVMQLAFADTLDLDYVGLHESSAIHAFLRQASDQLHKPIKLRIQVGNFETACRMIESGVGVGVLPESAASRHAASMDIAIVPLSDAWSVRDMQICMRSLDALPSFAKELVELLVMDAAGTPDTDEML; encoded by the coding sequence ATGTCCATGCACTTTGACCTCGTAGACCTGCGCCTGATGACCCATATCGCGGAGGCCAACAGCATGACCCGCGGTGCCGAGCTCTCCTGCATCTCGCTGCCCGCCGCCAGCACGCGCATCAAGAACCTGGAAGACAGCATTGGCACCAAGCTGCTCTACCGCACCAGCCAGGGCGTGACGCTGACGCCACCCGGCCAGGCTTTTGTCACCCATGCCCGCATGGTGCTCAGCCAGATCGAACATTTGCGCGGTGACATGCAGGAGTATGTGCGCGGCATCAAGGGCCATTTGCGCGTGTATGCCAACACCACTTCGCTGAGCGAATTCCTGCCGCCGGTGCTGCGCGAGTTTCTGGGCCGCAACCCCGATGTGAACGTGGACCTGCGCGAGCGCCTGTCCCACGATATCGTGCGTGCCGTGACCGAGGGGCAGACCGACATCGGCATCGTGGCCGGCCTGGTGCGCACCGAGAACCTGGAGACCCTGCCCTACCGCAAGGACAGGCTGGTGCTGGTGGTGCCCAAGGGCCATGCCCTGGACGGGGTGATGCAGCTGGCGTTTGCCGACACGCTGGACCTGGACTATGTGGGCCTGCACGAATCCAGCGCCATCCACGCTTTTCTGCGCCAGGCCTCGGACCAGCTGCACAAGCCCATCAAGCTGCGCATCCAGGTGGGCAACTTCGAGACGGCCTGCCGCATGATCGAGTCCGGCGTGGGCGTGGGCGTGCTGCCGGAGTCTGCCGCCAGCCGCCACGCGGCCTCCATGGACATCGCCATCGTGCCGCTGTCGGATGCCTGGTCGGTGCGCGATATGCAGATCTGCATGCGCAGCCTGGATGCGCTGCCCAGCTTTGCCAAGGAGCTGGTGGAGTTGCTGGTGATGGATGCGGCGGGAACACCTGATACCGACGAGATGCTTTAA
- a CDS encoding PaaI family thioesterase, protein MSAKTPAPTPAQERSAFMRLLGASQVADAPPGKVQVRLPELREELLNQLPAAHGGVLMSLLDSVMSRAAGALPDAPSQTAVTVEMSSRFHRPGRGGLLAEGWVVQASRSLCSCAAQITDAQGTLVATAQGTFKYWLAPTTLDKK, encoded by the coding sequence ATGAGCGCCAAAACTCCAGCCCCCACACCGGCCCAGGAGCGCAGCGCCTTTATGCGCCTGCTGGGCGCCAGCCAGGTGGCCGATGCACCACCCGGCAAGGTGCAGGTACGGCTGCCCGAATTGCGCGAGGAACTGCTCAACCAGCTGCCCGCCGCCCACGGCGGCGTGCTGATGAGCCTGCTCGATTCCGTGATGTCACGCGCCGCTGGCGCACTGCCAGATGCCCCGTCGCAAACCGCTGTGACGGTAGAGATGAGCAGCCGCTTTCACCGCCCCGGTCGCGGCGGTTTGCTGGCCGAAGGCTGGGTGGTGCAGGCCAGCCGCAGCCTGTGCAGCTGCGCCGCCCAGATCACCGACGCGCAGGGCACGCTGGTGGCCACCGCACAGGGCACGTTCAAGTACTGGTTGGCGCCGACCACGTTGGATAAAAAGTGA
- a CDS encoding acyl-CoA dehydrogenase family protein encodes MIRDPETLEALLDSVRRFVRERLVPAENEVAETDEIPEAIVQEMRDLGLFGLTIPEQFGGLELTMEEEVRVLLELCQTAPAFRSVIGTTVGIGSQGILMDGTPEQQAQWLPKLATGEVIASFALTEPEAGSDAASLRTTAIKNGDHYIVNGTKRFITNAPHAGMFTLMARTNPEDKGAGGVSSFIVDAKSPGISFGKYDKKMGQRGAHTCDVIFDNVKVPAANLIGLQEGKGFKTAMKVLEKGRIHIAAVAVGCAKRILRDALQYALERKQFGQAICDFQLVQAMLADSQAELYAAECMTVDAARRRDDGCNVSTEASSAKMFATEMCGRVADRAVQILGGSGYMSEYGIERFYRDVRLFRLYEGTTQIQQIIIARNMVREARANA; translated from the coding sequence ATGATTCGCGACCCCGAAACCCTTGAAGCCCTGCTCGACAGCGTGCGCCGCTTTGTGCGCGAGCGCCTGGTGCCCGCCGAAAACGAGGTGGCAGAGACCGACGAAATCCCCGAAGCCATCGTGCAGGAAATGCGCGATCTGGGCCTGTTTGGCCTGACCATTCCCGAGCAGTTCGGCGGTCTGGAGCTGACCATGGAGGAAGAGGTGCGCGTGCTGCTGGAGCTGTGCCAGACCGCACCGGCTTTTCGTTCCGTCATCGGCACCACCGTGGGCATTGGATCGCAAGGCATTTTGATGGATGGCACGCCCGAGCAGCAGGCGCAGTGGCTGCCCAAGCTGGCCACCGGTGAGGTCATAGCCTCGTTCGCACTGACCGAGCCCGAGGCCGGCTCGGATGCAGCCTCGCTGCGCACCACGGCCATCAAGAACGGCGACCACTACATCGTCAACGGCACCAAGCGCTTCATCACCAATGCACCCCATGCCGGTATGTTCACGCTGATGGCCCGCACCAACCCTGAGGACAAGGGCGCGGGTGGCGTGTCCTCCTTCATCGTCGACGCCAAATCCCCCGGCATCAGCTTTGGCAAATACGACAAGAAGATGGGCCAGCGCGGCGCCCACACCTGCGATGTGATCTTTGACAACGTCAAGGTGCCGGCCGCCAACCTCATCGGCCTGCAGGAAGGCAAGGGCTTCAAGACCGCCATGAAGGTGCTGGAAAAAGGCCGCATCCACATTGCCGCCGTGGCCGTGGGCTGCGCCAAGCGCATTCTGCGCGACGCCCTGCAGTACGCGCTGGAGCGCAAGCAGTTCGGCCAGGCGATTTGCGACTTTCAGCTGGTGCAGGCAATGCTGGCCGACAGCCAGGCCGAGCTGTATGCCGCCGAGTGCATGACGGTTGACGCCGCCCGCCGCCGCGACGATGGCTGCAATGTGTCCACCGAGGCCTCCAGCGCCAAGATGTTTGCCACCGAAATGTGCGGCCGCGTGGCCGACCGCGCGGTGCAGATTCTGGGCGGATCGGGCTATATGTCGGAATACGGCATAGAGCGCTTTTACCGCGATGTGCGCCTGTTCCGCCTGTACGAAGGCACGACGCAGATCCAGCAAATCATCATTGCCCGCAACATGGTGCGCGAAGCCCGCGCCAACGCATGA
- a CDS encoding thiolase: protein MNPALQVPQSSLDAAAVNRTLRGKVAIAGAATYGCGEAPGMDDMTLLVRAAYAAVADAGLTMQDIDGIATCSVTASMWAMPVIEHLGINPSYIDGTMLGGSSFVAHLLPAMRALEAGQCKAVLICYGSAQRSGAAGRKDIVAARRAMDPQPYEHPYDPLLPASAYALAAQRHMHQYGTTREQLAEVAVAARAWAQLNPEAFMRDPLTIDEVLKARMVSSPLGVRDCCLVTDGAGAIVLTRADRAKDLAQPPVYILGNATACWNRQISCMPDLTVTSATQSGQQAFAMAGLTPADMDMAQLYDAFTINTILFLEDLGFCKKGEGGAFVENGGIAPGGRLAVNTNGGGLSCVHPGMYGVFLLIEAVRQLRGQAGQRQLERHRTAVVHGNGGTLSSQATAVLGTAEALTP, encoded by the coding sequence ATGAACCCCGCTTTGCAAGTGCCCCAGTCCAGCCTGGACGCCGCTGCCGTGAACCGCACCCTGCGTGGCAAGGTGGCCATTGCCGGCGCCGCCACCTATGGCTGCGGCGAGGCCCCCGGCATGGACGATATGACGCTGCTGGTGCGCGCCGCCTACGCGGCCGTGGCCGATGCCGGCCTGACCATGCAGGACATCGACGGCATTGCCACCTGCAGCGTCACGGCCAGCATGTGGGCCATGCCCGTGATCGAGCACCTGGGCATCAACCCCAGCTACATCGACGGCACCATGCTGGGCGGCAGCAGCTTTGTGGCCCATTTGCTGCCCGCCATGCGCGCCCTGGAAGCCGGCCAGTGCAAGGCCGTGCTGATCTGCTACGGCAGCGCCCAGCGCTCCGGCGCCGCAGGCCGCAAGGACATCGTGGCCGCGCGCCGTGCCATGGACCCCCAGCCCTACGAGCACCCCTATGACCCGCTGCTGCCGGCCTCGGCCTACGCGCTGGCGGCCCAGCGTCATATGCACCAGTACGGTACCACGCGCGAGCAGCTGGCCGAGGTGGCGGTGGCGGCCCGCGCCTGGGCCCAGCTCAACCCCGAAGCCTTTATGCGCGACCCGCTCACCATCGACGAGGTGCTGAAGGCACGCATGGTCTCCAGCCCCTTGGGGGTGCGCGACTGCTGCCTGGTCACCGATGGGGCCGGTGCCATCGTGCTCACCCGTGCGGACCGCGCCAAGGACCTGGCCCAGCCCCCCGTCTACATCCTGGGCAATGCCACGGCCTGCTGGAACCGCCAGATCTCCTGCATGCCCGACCTGACCGTGACCTCGGCCACGCAATCCGGCCAGCAGGCCTTTGCCATGGCGGGGCTGACACCGGCCGATATGGACATGGCCCAGCTGTATGACGCCTTCACCATCAACACCATCTTGTTCCTGGAAGACCTGGGGTTTTGCAAGAAAGGGGAAGGCGGCGCCTTTGTCGAAAACGGAGGCATTGCGCCGGGCGGCCGCCTGGCCGTGAACACCAATGGCGGTGGCCTGTCCTGCGTACACCCCGGCATGTATGGCGTCTTCCTGCTGATCGAGGCCGTGCGCCAGCTGCGTGGCCAGGCCGGCCAGCGCCAGCTGGAGCGCCACCGCACGGCCGTGGTGCATGGCAACGGCGGCACGCTGTCCAGCCAAGCCACGGCGGTTCTGGGAACGGCGGAGGCCCTCACCCCCTGA
- a CDS encoding Zn-ribbon domain-containing OB-fold protein codes for MHLSAQTHYQAELDAGRFAIQQCTACKQHVFTPRELCPHCGASPLRWVRPSGQGTVYSTTTIARKPEAGGDYNVALIDLDEDVRMMGRVEGIAPERVQIGMRVSAQVTPHNGKGLVVFRPAANAPGDTA; via the coding sequence ATGCACTTAAGCGCACAGACCCACTACCAGGCCGAGCTGGATGCCGGCCGCTTCGCCATCCAGCAATGCACGGCCTGCAAGCAGCATGTATTCACCCCGCGTGAGCTGTGCCCGCACTGCGGCGCCAGCCCGCTGCGCTGGGTGCGCCCCAGCGGCCAGGGCACGGTGTATTCAACTACCACCATTGCCCGCAAACCCGAAGCCGGCGGCGACTACAACGTGGCCTTGATCGATCTGGATGAAGACGTGCGCATGATGGGCCGCGTCGAAGGCATTGCACCCGAGCGCGTGCAGATCGGCATGCGCGTCAGCGCCCAGGTGACGCCGCACAACGGCAAGGGCCTGGTCGTCTTCCGCCCTGCCGCCAACGCCCCGGGAGACACCGCATGA
- a CDS encoding Bug family tripartite tricarboxylate transporter substrate binding protein — translation MPSHAISLTRRQLLATAALSPLGTTAWAQTSPWPARAVKFTVPFPPGGPVDTTARIFTQKLATMWSQPTIIDNRAGAGGVVGAAVAAKEPADGYNFFVASIHHTVNPWLMGKLSYDIEKDFVPVSFAAMFPVFLVAHSSVPVNNVKELIALSKKGTVLSYGSSGNGGGTHLAGELFNMEAGTQLQHIPYKGSAPAMTDLLGGQIQLMFADAPSALQHIKTGRIKVLGVASKKRSDMLPQVPTIAESGGLPHYEAYSWAALFAPAKTPEAVLAKLNADFNQALSDPAVKARLLEAGAEGDPGTAEDLRQRLKSELQKWKKVIQTAGIKAG, via the coding sequence ATGCCATCCCACGCTATATCCCTGACCCGCCGCCAGCTGCTGGCCACGGCCGCCCTCAGCCCCCTGGGCACCACCGCCTGGGCCCAGACCAGCCCCTGGCCTGCCAGGGCGGTGAAATTCACCGTGCCTTTCCCACCCGGTGGCCCGGTGGACACCACGGCGCGCATCTTCACGCAAAAGCTGGCCACGATGTGGAGCCAGCCCACCATCATCGACAACCGCGCCGGCGCGGGCGGCGTGGTGGGCGCGGCTGTTGCGGCCAAAGAGCCCGCCGACGGCTACAACTTCTTCGTCGCCTCCATCCACCATACCGTCAACCCCTGGCTGATGGGCAAGCTGTCCTATGACATTGAAAAAGACTTTGTCCCCGTCAGCTTTGCGGCCATGTTCCCGGTGTTTCTGGTGGCCCATTCCTCGGTGCCGGTGAACAACGTCAAGGAGCTGATTGCCCTGTCCAAAAAGGGCACAGTGCTCAGCTATGGCTCCTCGGGCAATGGCGGCGGCACCCACCTGGCCGGCGAGCTGTTCAACATGGAGGCCGGCACCCAGCTGCAGCACATTCCCTACAAGGGCAGCGCCCCCGCCATGACGGATTTGCTGGGCGGGCAGATCCAGCTGATGTTTGCCGATGCCCCCTCGGCCCTGCAGCACATCAAGACCGGCCGCATCAAGGTGCTGGGCGTGGCCAGCAAAAAGCGCTCGGACATGCTGCCCCAGGTGCCAACCATTGCCGAGTCCGGTGGCCTGCCCCACTACGAGGCCTATTCCTGGGCCGCGCTGTTTGCGCCAGCCAAGACGCCGGAGGCCGTTCTGGCCAAGCTGAACGCCGACTTCAACCAGGCCTTGAGCGACCCGGCCGTGAAGGCCCGCCTGCTGGAGGCCGGTGCCGAAGGCGATCCGGGTACGGCCGAAGACCTGCGCCAGCGCCTGAAAAGCGAGCTGCAGAAGTGGAAGAAGGTGATACAGACCGCGGGCATCAAGGCCGGCTGA
- a CDS encoding class I adenylate-forming enzyme family protein: protein MAARIHHLLERSLEQAPDAPFILLPDRSLSFADLSHLTDQAEQELRSLQVRPGDRVMVVAENCPEHAALIFACSRIGAWSCGVNARMAPAEIDAFAQRADARTVYFTASASASAQAHAQRHQALPSCLPGMAYSPVKADSQPETGPLQAEVAGLIFTSGTTGQPKGVMLGHDALCHFAQQSAASRALSPADRCYAFVPMTHIFGLATVMLTALQARAQLVMRPQFDPTDLLDALEHHGVSQLQGPPALFSRLLAYLQEQGITHVKAPALRFVYTGAGPLDMALKERVEALFGQALHHGYGLSEYAGSVHITRINEWRKDTSAGHAVAEAEVQVTDPATGQALPCGERGELWVRGRGLMPGYFRDPEATAAVMRPGGWYASGDLGELAADGALWVVGRLKEMIIRSGFNVYPAEVETALNAHPSIERSAVVGRKEADGNEQVIAFVELRPGCQLDSAALQAHLREQLAPYKRPSRIETVAALPTNPNGKIVKRLLQAQAEALPL from the coding sequence ATGGCAGCACGCATCCACCATTTACTGGAACGCAGCCTGGAGCAAGCGCCCGATGCGCCCTTCATCCTGCTGCCCGACCGCAGCCTCAGCTTTGCCGATCTGTCCCACCTGACCGACCAGGCCGAGCAGGAGTTGCGCAGCCTGCAGGTACGCCCCGGTGACCGCGTCATGGTCGTGGCCGAGAACTGCCCCGAGCACGCGGCGCTGATCTTTGCCTGCAGCCGCATCGGCGCCTGGTCCTGCGGCGTCAACGCCCGCATGGCGCCGGCAGAGATCGATGCCTTCGCCCAGCGCGCCGATGCGCGCACCGTGTATTTCACGGCCAGCGCTTCCGCCAGCGCACAAGCCCATGCCCAGCGCCACCAGGCCCTGCCCAGCTGCCTGCCGGGCATGGCCTACAGCCCCGTCAAGGCCGACAGCCAGCCCGAAACCGGGCCGCTGCAAGCCGAGGTGGCGGGGCTGATCTTCACCTCGGGCACCACCGGCCAGCCCAAGGGCGTGATGCTGGGCCATGACGCGCTGTGCCACTTTGCCCAGCAGTCTGCGGCATCCCGTGCGCTGTCGCCGGCCGACCGCTGCTATGCCTTTGTGCCCATGACGCATATCTTTGGCCTGGCCACCGTCATGCTCACAGCCTTGCAGGCCCGGGCCCAGTTGGTGATGCGCCCGCAGTTCGACCCTACCGATCTGCTCGATGCGCTGGAGCACCATGGCGTCTCCCAGCTGCAAGGCCCACCCGCGCTGTTCTCTCGCCTGCTGGCCTATTTGCAGGAGCAGGGCATCACCCATGTCAAGGCCCCGGCGCTGCGCTTTGTCTACACCGGCGCAGGCCCGCTGGACATGGCCCTCAAGGAACGCGTGGAGGCCTTGTTCGGCCAGGCCTTGCACCATGGCTATGGGCTGTCGGAATACGCCGGCTCGGTCCACATCACCCGCATCAACGAGTGGCGCAAGGACACCAGTGCCGGCCATGCCGTGGCCGAGGCCGAGGTGCAGGTGACCGACCCTGCCACCGGCCAGGCCTTGCCCTGCGGAGAGCGCGGCGAGCTGTGGGTGCGCGGCCGTGGCCTGATGCCCGGCTATTTCCGCGACCCCGAGGCCACGGCTGCCGTGATGCGTCCCGGTGGCTGGTATGCCAGCGGCGACCTGGGCGAGCTGGCCGCTGACGGCGCGCTGTGGGTGGTGGGCCGTTTGAAGGAAATGATCATCCGCTCCGGCTTCAACGTCTATCCCGCCGAGGTCGAGACCGCGCTGAATGCCCACCCCAGCATCGAGCGCTCGGCCGTGGTCGGGCGCAAGGAGGCCGATGGCAACGAGCAGGTGATCGCCTTTGTGGAACTGCGCCCCGGCTGCCAGCTGGATAGTGCGGCGCTACAAGCCCATTTGCGCGAGCAGCTGGCGCCCTACAAGCGCCCATCCCGCATCGAGACCGTGGCCGCGCTGCCCACCAACCCCAACGGCAAGATTGTGAAGCGCCTGCTGCAAGCCCAGGCCGAGGCCCTTCCCCTCTAG
- a CDS encoding Bug family tripartite tricarboxylate transporter substrate binding protein: MPTSTRRNILLAALALTAATTAMAQIGGNNAPVRLMVGYSAGGPVDQGARLFAQALSKELGSPVTVENKTGANATLAGSEVVRAKPDGKTLWFAASPTITISPNVMKQMQFDPARDLTALAPVLSYYNVLVINNNEPYKNVAELVGYAKANPGRLSYGSAGIGGSNHLGTLLFAKRSGIDLNHVPYKGNAPAMTDVIGGQISMMMDIISTASTYIHSNKVRAVAVTSPKRNPSLPDVPTFAESGIEGLKGFDVGGWYGVFAPKGMAPELVQQLNKAINAALAQPELKKRYAELGYDEWTGAPQTLTDRAAKERAMWATVTQGIEIN; the protein is encoded by the coding sequence ATGCCCACAAGCACACGCCGCAACATTCTGCTGGCCGCGTTGGCGCTGACCGCTGCCACCACGGCCATGGCCCAAATCGGAGGCAATAACGCCCCCGTTCGTCTGATGGTCGGCTACTCGGCCGGCGGCCCTGTGGACCAGGGTGCGCGCCTGTTTGCACAGGCCCTCTCCAAGGAGCTGGGCAGCCCCGTCACCGTGGAAAACAAGACCGGCGCCAATGCCACGCTGGCAGGCAGCGAAGTGGTGCGCGCCAAGCCCGACGGCAAGACACTGTGGTTTGCCGCCAGCCCCACCATCACCATCAGCCCCAATGTGATGAAGCAAATGCAGTTCGATCCGGCCAGGGATTTGACGGCACTGGCACCGGTGCTGAGCTATTACAACGTGCTGGTGATCAACAACAACGAGCCCTACAAGAACGTGGCCGAGCTAGTGGGCTATGCCAAGGCCAACCCCGGAAGACTGAGCTATGGCTCGGCCGGAATAGGCGGCTCCAACCACCTGGGCACCTTGCTGTTTGCCAAGCGCAGCGGCATTGATCTCAACCATGTGCCCTACAAGGGCAATGCCCCGGCCATGACCGATGTGATCGGCGGCCAGATCAGCATGATGATGGACATCATCAGCACGGCCAGCACCTATATCCATAGCAACAAGGTCAGGGCCGTGGCGGTGACATCGCCCAAGCGCAACCCCTCTCTGCCCGATGTGCCGACCTTTGCCGAGTCCGGCATCGAAGGCCTCAAGGGCTTTGACGTGGGCGGCTGGTATGGCGTGTTCGCACCCAAGGGCATGGCGCCCGAGCTGGTGCAGCAGCTGAACAAGGCCATCAACGCCGCCCTGGCCCAGCCCGAGCTGAAAAAGCGCTACGCCGAGCTGGGCTATGACGAATGGACCGGCGCCCCCCAGACGCTCACGGATCGCGCCGCCAAGGAACGTGCCATGTGGGCCACCGTGACCCAGGGCATCGAGATCAACTGA
- a CDS encoding acetyl-CoA C-acetyltransferase, with product MRRAAIVSPLRTPVGTFGGSLRPVPVEELAATTVRAVVERSGIDPARIDDVVFAQSYASSETPCVGRWAALQAGLPVEMPGMQLDRRCGGGLQAIATAAMMVQSGAADVVIAGGVESMSNIEYYSPDMRWGARSGNVRMFDRLDRGRERSQPVERFGKISGMIETAENLARDYGITRDAADAFAMRSHQRAADAWAAGRFHDEVVSVSVPQRKGEPLLFSQDEGFRAATTMDSLAKLRVLMPGGTVTAGNASQQNDASAACLIVAEDKLAELGLTPMAAMVGWAAAGCEPSHMGIGPVPAVKKLLSRLNLTLDQMDLVELNEAFACQVLAVLKGWEWNDKDAIDHKLNVNGSGISLGHPIGATGVRILATLLHELERRKGRYGLETMCIGGGQGIAAVFERY from the coding sequence ATGCGCCGTGCCGCCATTGTTTCCCCGCTTCGCACCCCCGTCGGTACTTTCGGCGGCAGTCTACGTCCCGTTCCCGTGGAGGAGCTGGCCGCCACCACGGTGCGCGCCGTGGTGGAGCGCAGCGGCATTGACCCCGCCCGCATCGACGATGTGGTGTTTGCACAGTCCTATGCCAGCAGCGAAACACCTTGCGTGGGCCGCTGGGCCGCCTTGCAGGCCGGTCTGCCGGTGGAGATGCCGGGCATGCAGCTGGACCGCCGCTGCGGCGGTGGCCTGCAGGCCATTGCCACGGCCGCCATGATGGTGCAAAGCGGCGCCGCCGACGTGGTGATTGCCGGGGGCGTGGAGAGTATGAGCAACATCGAGTACTACAGCCCCGATATGCGCTGGGGCGCACGCTCGGGCAATGTGCGCATGTTTGACCGCCTGGATCGCGGCCGCGAGCGCTCCCAGCCTGTGGAACGCTTTGGCAAGATCTCGGGAATGATCGAGACGGCAGAGAACCTGGCCCGCGACTACGGCATCACGCGCGACGCGGCCGACGCCTTTGCCATGCGCAGCCACCAGCGTGCGGCCGATGCCTGGGCGGCCGGCCGCTTCCACGACGAAGTCGTTTCCGTGTCCGTGCCACAGCGCAAGGGCGAGCCCCTGCTGTTCAGCCAGGACGAGGGCTTTCGCGCCGCCACCACCATGGACAGCCTGGCCAAGCTGCGTGTGCTGATGCCAGGCGGCACGGTGACAGCGGGCAATGCCAGCCAGCAAAACGATGCTTCGGCCGCCTGCCTGATCGTGGCCGAGGACAAGCTGGCCGAGCTGGGCCTCACGCCCATGGCCGCCATGGTGGGCTGGGCGGCTGCGGGCTGCGAGCCATCGCACATGGGCATTGGCCCTGTGCCGGCCGTGAAAAAGCTGCTGTCACGCCTGAATCTGACGCTGGACCAAATGGACCTGGTGGAGCTGAACGAGGCCTTTGCCTGCCAGGTGCTGGCCGTGCTCAAGGGCTGGGAATGGAACGACAAGGATGCGATTGACCACAAGCTGAATGTGAACGGCTCCGGCATCTCGCTGGGCCACCCCATTGGCGCCACCGGCGTGCGCATTCTGGCCACGCTGCTGCATGAGCTGGAGCGCCGCAAGGGCCGCTATGGCCTGGAGACCATGTGCATAGGCGGCGGCCAGGGCATTGCCGCTGTGTTCGAGCGCTACTAA